A single genomic interval of Lathyrus oleraceus cultivar Zhongwan6 chromosome 7, CAAS_Psat_ZW6_1.0, whole genome shotgun sequence harbors:
- the LOC127103167 gene encoding uncharacterized protein LOC127103167: protein MSQAIDEEPTQNNEPFIPNEEVGENSEDDLEEVRFEDLFGVSDDDGNEDIFDTPIAALRAQPISLYNPLVHMQNISLDDAEPNSVFGSFIPAHNADEIEEGIEYENKEECVLALQQWHIKRSLDFSVVKSDNVRFVIKCRNSTCNFKCRVSLRKGNSRWRVGKSGGPHTCTTTSMSQDHTKLSSEMISKSIMELVNRDASLKVKVIIAHVAEKYRYIISYKKAWIAKCKAIESLYGNWETSYNDLPQWILVMKTYLPGTIIELQSLHVISNDGSYLGDQRIFHRLFWAFRPCIRGFAYCKPIVQVDGTWLYGKYRGTLLMVVAQDGNGNIFLIAFTLVESETKEAWSFFLKNLRIHVTPQGNLCLISDKHESIKSAYSNPENGWQYPPSSHVYCIRHIARNFMREIKDKDLRKIVVNMGYALTEEKFNYYRGEIRRTNNDALSWIDNIPREKWARAFDGGQRLGHMTTNLAEAMNSVPKETRNLPITALVKSTYYRLRSLFGRRGHQWTKMLASGQVFTDNCNKGMDEEVIKANTHNVMQFD, encoded by the coding sequence ATCTTGAGGAGGTTCGATTTGAAGATCTATTTGGTGTTAGCGATGACGATGGCAATGAAGACATATTCGACACACCGATCGCTGCACTAAGAGCGCAACCAATTAGTTTGTACAACCCACTCGTGCACATGCAAAACATAAGTTTGGATGATGCTGAACCAAACTCTGTTTTCGGAAGTTTCATACCAGCTCACAATGCTGACGAAATAGAGGAGGGCATCGAGTATGAAAATAAGGAAGAGTGTGTTCTGGCGTTGCAACAATGGCATATAAAACGTAGTCTAGATTTTTCAGTGGTTAAATCTGACAATGTACGTTTTGTCATCAAATGTAGAAATTCAACATGCAATTTCAAATGCAGGGTCTCTTTGCGTAAGGGCAACTCAAGGTGGAGAGTTGGTAAGTCTGGTGGGCCTCATACGTGCACAACCACTTCCATGTCACAAGACCATACAAAACTCAGTTCAGAAATGATTAGTAAGAGCATAATGGAGCTTGTAAATCGGGACGCTTCTCTTAAGGTGAAGGTTATCATCGCTCATGTTGCTGAGAAATACAGGTATATCATATCCTACAAAAAGGCATGGATTGCAAAGTGTAAGGCAATTGAGTCGCTGTATGGAAATTGGGAGACATCTTACAACGATCTGCCGCAGTGGATACTGGTAATGAAAACATATCTACCAGGTACTATTATAGAATTACAATCCTTACATGTGATTTCAAATGATGGTTCATACTTGGGTGACCAAAGGATATTTCATCGTCTGTTTTGGGCGTTTCGACCATGTATACGTGGTTTCGCGTATTGTAAACCTATTGTGCAGGTTGATGGAACATGGTTGTATGGTAAGTACAGAGGGACTCTGTTGATGGTTGTGGCACAGGATGGGAACGGGAACATATTTCTGATAGCGTTCACATTGGTTGAAAGTGAGACAAAGGAAGcttggagtttctttcttaagaaTTTAAGAATACACGTTACCCCCCAAGGAAATCTATGCCTAATATCAGACAAACATGAATCGATAAAGAGTGCATACAGCAATCCGGAAAATGGATGGCAGTATCCTCCATCATCACACGTCTATTGCATTCGACACATCGCGCGAAACTTCATGCGCGAGATTAAAGACAAGGATCTGCGCAAAATAGTTGTTAACATGGGTTATGCGTTAACAGAGGAAAAATTTAACTACTATCGGGGGGAAATCCGAAGAACAAACAACGACGCTTTATCATGGATAGACAACATCCCTCGGGAGAAGTGggcaagggcatttgacggagggCAACGCTTGGGTCACATGACAACTAACCTAGCAGAAGCAATGAACTCGGTGCCAAAAGAAACTCGAAACCTTCCAATCACTGCATTGGTCAAATCTACGTACTATCGTTTAAGATCACTATTTGGTAGAAGAGGCCATCAATGGACAAAAATGTTAGCCTCTGGGCAGGTTTTCACTGATAACTGCAACAAGGGGATGGATGAGGAAGTCATCAAAGCTAACACGCACAACGTCATGCAGTTTGATTGA
- the LOC127103168 gene encoding uncharacterized protein LOC127103168, translated as MVQEKINHNDGRPTGTFSVDLRKQHFDCGKFQAFHLPCSHVIAACSSIRQDYSIHIPDVFKILNVFKVYKESFLGLPHEENWPQYEGFTLCHDDSMRRRKKGRPNSTRIRTEMDDVEKEKRRCGICREIGHMCRKCPNVAGPSQRPSR; from the coding sequence ATGGTCCAAGAGAAGATTAATCATAACGACGGTCGACCAACCGGAACATTCAGCGTTGATCTGAGGAAACAACACTTTGACTGTGGGAAATTTCAGGCATTTCACTTACCTTGCTCCCATGTAATCGCAGCATGTTCGAGCATACGCCAGGACTACTCCATTCACATTCCAGACGTCTTCAAAATTCTTAACGTCTTCAAGGTCTATAAGGAGAGTTTCCTAGGACTTCCCCATGAGGAGAATTGGCCACAATATGAAGGATTTACTCTTTGCCACGACGACTctatgagaaggaggaagaaagGGCGCCCAAACAGCACCAGGATTAGAACCGAGATGGACGACGTTGAGAAGGAAAAGAGAAGGTGTGGAATTTGCCGTGAAATAGGACACATGTGTAGGAAATGTCCTAATGTTGCAGGACCGTCCCAGCGACCATCCAGATGA